A window of the Bombina bombina isolate aBomBom1 chromosome 3, aBomBom1.pri, whole genome shotgun sequence genome harbors these coding sequences:
- the PRSS23 gene encoding serine protease 23 has translation MGIKGIKIFCVLLFFLSFVECYYSTGKPTWPNFKVPVVLPQSTFGLDKPQFEANPSLEVTSTCGPECHKDSPLPTYDELKEYMSYETLYSNGSLTMTKVGIYVVANRAESQPSGGKVRGKRQIYGHDSRFSIYGKDFLLNYPFSTSVKLSTGCTGTLVAEKHVLTAAHCIHDGKSYVKGAQKLRVGFLKPKYKDGGKGLNQTISRIPEKMKFQWIRVKRTHVPKGWIKGNANEIGMDYDYALLELKKPHKRKFMPIGVSPSGRQLPGERIHFSGFDNDRPGNLVYRFCQVKDETYDLLYQQCDAQPGASGSGVYVRMWKRQKQKWERKIIGIFSGHQWVDNNGEPQDFNVAVRITPLKYAQICFWIKGNYIDCRDG, from the coding sequence ATGGGCATAAAAGGAATTAAAATATTCTGCGTTCTCTTGTTTTTCCTCTCATTTGTGGAATGTTACTATAGCacaggcaaaccaacatggccaaatTTCAAAGTTCCAGTAGTCCTTCCACAATCTACATTTGGTTTGGACAAACCACAATTTGAAGCAAATCCAAGTCTAGAAGTGACATCTACATGTGGCCCAGAATGTCATAAAGATTCTCCTTTGCCAACCTACGATGAGCTGAAAGAATATATGTCTTATGAAACCTTGTATTCCAATGGGAGTCTTACTATGACCAAAGTAGGAATTTATGTTGTTGCGAACAGAGCAGAATCTCAACCAAGTGGTGGAAAAGTACGTGGGAAAAGGCAGATCTATGGACATGACAGTAGGTTTAGTATATATGGAAAAGACTTTTTGCTAAATTATCCTTTTTCCACTTCAGTAAAATTATCTACAGGTTGCACTGGGACACTGGTGGCAGAAAAGCATGTCCTAACTGCTGCTCACTGCATCCATGATGGCAAAAGTTATGTGAAAGGAGCACAGAAGCTAAGAGTGGGTTTTCTCAAACCTAAATATAAAGATGGGGGTAAAGGTCTAAACCAGACAATCTCGAGGATTCCTGAAAAGATGAAGTTCCAATGGATTCGGGTAAAAAGGACACATGTTCCAAAAGGATGGATAAAAGGGAATGCCAATGAAATTGGGATGGATTATGACTATGCTTTATTAGAACTCAAGAAACCTCATAAAAGAAAATTCATGCCAATAGGTGTAAGTCCTTCAGGACGGCAGTTACCTGGTGAAAGAATACACTTTTCTGGCTTTGATAATGATCGTCCAGGTAATCTAGTCTATCGCTTCTGTCAAGTTAAAGATGAAACATATGACCTACTTTATCAGCAGTGTGATGCCCAGCCAGGTGCTAGTGGTTCTGGAGTGTATGTCAGGATGTGGAAGAGACAAAAACAGAAATGGGAAAGGAAAATTATTGGAATATTTTCTGGCCACCAATGGGTAGACAATAATGGAGAACCACAGGATTTTAATGTAGCTGTACGCATTACTCCGCTTAAATACGCGCAGATATGTTTCTGGATCAAAGGAAACTACATTGATTGCAGGGATGGCTAA